TAAGGTTTCCACGGCTATTCTACTTTCTTCGAATTTGGAAGTTCTGCTTTTCCCGTTGCAATGGTCACTTTTAACATCAACATTAGGGCTAGTGCCGTTGCTGAAATGGCAACTACAATCCCGGTTATTACCATGGCATGTGGCACCGGATCAGGTTGGGCGTTTCCACTACGTAGAGCCAACGAAACCAGTACTAAAAATACTC
The sequence above is drawn from the Candidatus Sulfurimonas baltica genome and encodes:
- a CDS encoding NADH-quinone oxidoreductase subunit K gives rise to the protein MNMLFIYALTGAGLFCLGLYALIVYVHLLRKILAINIMGSGVFLVLVSLALRSGNAQPDPVPHAMVITGIVVAISATALALMLMLKVTIATGKAELPNSKKVE